The nucleotide window GCTGCTTTGCATTCTTCCAGGAAAGCAGATATTGAAGAGGTGCTCCAGATATTTAGAGGGGGGTTCCCTGGGGATTACCACTTTATAGTCTGAGCCGACCTTGGAAAGGGAAGCCAGTTTATCCAGGCATGAGTGGTAATCCAGGGTGCCATCGATCAGACCGAGTTCCTTGGCTGTTTTGTTGTCGAAAATATGAGCGCCCATTGTTTCCCTGATCACGGATTCAGCTATTTTTCGATTCCTGGCAACATGGGCTACGAAATTGTCATACTCGGCATCCAGGCCCTGCTGCATGACGCTCAATTCCTCTTCGGTTGCCTTGCGGAAGGGGTTGCCAAAATCCTTGCCCCGGCCTGCATGGATCTGGTTGGATTCGATCCCGCCCTGGGTGACGATTCCCCCGCCGATGATTCCTCCATCAGTAGCCATGGGTTTGTTGTAATAAATGATCTCAGGGCCGAGGATGCCGATGCTGCCTACCAGGCTTCCATAATCCGCATAAATGGCATCCGAACCGGCCATGGCCATCAAACCTCCTGAAGCGGACATGCCTTCCACATAAGCCAGCACGGGTTTTTTGGTTTTTTCCTGGAATTCCTTTACCCCGTCGAAGATCGCCATTGAACCGAAAATTGTGCCGCCAGGGGTTTGCAGGCGGAGGATCACTCCCTTGATATTATCGTCCAGAGCTGCATCCTGCAATGTTTCCTTGATATCGTATCCTGCTGACACGCCCATAAACTCGAATTGCAGGTCCAGACCAGCAGGGAGTCTTCCCAGGATCAGGCCTTCCACGTCGATCTGCAGGAGCAGGTTTTTGCTGTCGCTGCTGCCGGCAAGGTATTCGTAGGCTGTTTTTTCGGGAGCAGCTTCATGAATATTCAGTGAGCTGATTCCTGAGCTGATACCTATCCCTGCCCCGATGAACAGAAGAGAAAACATGAAAACCATCACGAAAAAACAGATCATGGCGAAAAATGCCATCGCAAACACTTTGAAAATAAATTTAGCGATCTGATTCAACTCCATTCCTTCTCCTTGTCATGATTCGGATTAACCCATCCTAACCCGGATCCGGCAGGATGTCAAAAATTAGAAAAGGGTCCCGATAAATTCTTCCGATATTGTAAAAAGGAGAGTGTAATGACTGCCTGGAAATTTTACTTTCTACTTTTCCTCTGCTGCGCAGGATTCATGTTTGCCGGGTTCAATTCACGTGATTCCAGTGAACCTGATGCAACATCTCAGGCTACAATCCTGCATCCTCTTCCCGGGGAAAGAGAGATGATTGCAGGGGAAAAGAACGAAAATCTTCCTGTCAGCCCGATTCCGCTGGTCTGGACCAGTGAAAATCTGCTGATGCAGACTTATGAAGTTTATCCCAGGCCTGAAAATGAATTCGGATATTTTGTCGAGTTGATCGATCTGGTAAAAGACAGGCAGTCCGAAGACGTGCTGGAAAAACTGTCGGGAAAGCTTGTCGGTAAAACGGCGAAGCTTACTCAGGATGAAGGATTCCAGCTGACTGAGGATGAAAGCAGGAACAATGCTTATCCTTATCTGCATATATTTTATCAGATCAATGAAGCAGGCAAAGCTCATTATGGAGACACGATGATCAGACTGGAATACAATGTCCTCCCCCCATTCGGGAAAATCAATGTCAGTCTGAAATTTTACCGCAAGCGTTACCGCTTTGGATGGACTACCGGGACTCTCCCGGTTTACAGGATTTTTCCGGATGAAAATGTACGTTCGGATTTTGTAACAGACATCTCCACGGATAGCTATGCATCTAAAATATATGATTCAATCATGGATATAGTCTATCTGCGGATGATCGAGAAATGAAATAAGTTCCAGGACTTATGAAAATTCCCGGTTATTCTGCTTCAGCCTCATGTTCATTTTCAATCTTTACGAGAGGCATTTTAAAAGGCTTGCCCAGAAATTCTTTCTGAAAA belongs to Candidatus Wallbacteria bacterium and includes:
- a CDS encoding S49 family peptidase; the protein is MELNQIAKFIFKVFAMAFFAMICFFVMVFMFSLLFIGAGIGISSGISSLNIHEAAPEKTAYEYLAGSSDSKNLLLQIDVEGLILGRLPAGLDLQFEFMGVSAGYDIKETLQDAALDDNIKGVILRLQTPGGTIFGSMAIFDGVKEFQEKTKKPVLAYVEGMSASGGLMAMAGSDAIYADYGSLVGSIGILGPEIIYYNKPMATDGGIIGGGIVTQGGIESNQIHAGRGKDFGNPFRKATEEELSVMQQGLDAEYDNFVAHVARNRKIAESVIRETMGAHIFDNKTAKELGLIDGTLDYHSCLDKLASLSKVGSDYKVVIPREPPSKYLEHLFNICFPGRMQSSKESFRKYLAATIFKSPLAFHGDLEEISRDY